CTGGACGGGACTCACCGCCGCGCTGCTGGCGACGGCGGCACCGATCGGCACGGTGATCTCCTCGTTCTTCTTCGCGGTCCTCCAGGTCGGCGGCCTCGCGATGGAGCGCACGACCGAGGTGCCGCGGGAGCTGACGCAGGTGCTCCAGGCGATCGTGATCGTGTTCCTGGCGGCCCGGCTGCGGTTCCCCGGCCGCCGGCTCGACCGCCGTAAGGAGGCGGTGTGATGTTCCTCGACTCCGATCTGCTGATGTCGGCGCTGCGCGCGCTCACCCCCATCCTGCTGGCCGCGCTCGGCGGCGCGATCTGCGAACGGGCGGGCGTGTTCAACATCGGCCTCGAGGGCATGATGCTGATGGGCTGCTTCACGTCCGTCGCCACCAGCTGGTTCACCGGCAGCGCCTGGCTCGGCGTCCTGGCGGCGGCCCTCGCGGCGGCCGCGTACTCGCTGATCCTGGCGGTGGGGGCCGTGACCCTCCGCGGGGACGCGGTGGTTCTCGGGGTGGCCATGAATCTCCTCGCCGTGGGCCTCACCGGCTTCCTCCTGCGTACGGTCTTCGGAGTGCAGGGCACTTTCGACGATCCGTCACTGGCCGGGCTGCCGTTGGCCGGTGGCTTCACACCGCTCACGTATTTGTCGTGGGCGGCGGTCGCGGTGGCCACGGTGATGCTCTCGCGGCACGTGTGGGGGCTCAGGCTCCGCGGAGTCGGCGAGGCCCCGGACGCGGCCGCGACGCTGGGAGTGAGCCCGGCCGGGTACAAGTACGGGGCGATCCTGCTCTCCGGTGTGCTGTGCGGGCTCGCGGGGGCTCAACTGGCCCTCGGCAACGTCACCTTGTTCACCGAGAACATGACGGCGGGCCGCGGCTGGATCGCGGTCGTCGCGGTCATGCTGGGCCGTGCCGCGCCCATCGGGGTGCTGCTCGCCGCGCTGCTCTTCGGCCTCGCCGAAGCGGCCGGCTTCCGCCTCCAGGGCCTCGGTCTGCCCCAGCAGGCGACCGACGCCGCGCCCTACGT
This portion of the Streptomyces canus genome encodes:
- a CDS encoding ABC transporter permease — encoded protein: MFLDSDLLMSALRALTPILLAALGGAICERAGVFNIGLEGMMLMGCFTSVATSWFTGSAWLGVLAAALAAAAYSLILAVGAVTLRGDAVVLGVAMNLLAVGLTGFLLRTVFGVQGTFDDPSLAGLPLAGGFTPLTYLSWAAVAVATVMLSRHVWGLRLRGVGEAPDAAATLGVSPAGYKYGAILLSGVLCGLAGAQLALGNVTLFTENMTAGRGWIAVVAVMLGRAAPIGVLLAALLFGLAEAAGFRLQGLGLPQQATDAAPYVVTLGALFLTTARRRRRTRPTGAAS